Proteins from one Dermacentor variabilis isolate Ectoservices chromosome 1, ASM5094787v1, whole genome shotgun sequence genomic window:
- the LOC142566214 gene encoding uncharacterized protein LOC142566214, with protein sequence MGCCSAELVYGTTLRLPGEFFPDSKDANAQGNTDYVLRLQDIMSKLRAVPPCPPAVRLVHVHRYLSSCSHVFVRNEAVQRPLRPSYDGPFKVVKSGDKHITIDRGGRHDVVLLDRVKPAHVDCDSEVPATPRAPSPQGPPADQAKWPNRPSKGSRGVDVVQDLRCA encoded by the coding sequence ATGGGATGCTGCTCGGCGGAACTGGTATACGGAACAACACTTCGCCTTCCAGGAGAGTTCTTCCCGGACAGTAAAGACGCAAACGCCCAGGGAAACACCGACTATGTCCTGCGACTGCAGGACATCATGAGCAAGCTACGCGCTGTCCCTCCGTGTCCGCCAGCAGTGCGGCTTGTTCACGTGCACCGTTATCTCTCCTCTTGCTCTCACGTGTTTGTGAGGAACGAAGCCGTACAGCGTCCACTCCGGCCCTCGTATGATGGGCCGTTCAAGGTGGTGAAAAGTGGAGACAAGCACATTACGATCGACAGAGGTGGCCGTCACGACGTGGTTTTGCTAGACCGCGTAAAACCAGCACATGTGGACTGCGATAGCGAAGTACCTGCAACACCTCGAGCTCCCTCACCACAAGGACCCCCAGCAGACCAGGCCAAATGGCCAAACAGGCCGTCGAAAGGTTCACGCGGAGTGGACGTTGTACAAGACCTCCGTTGCGCATGA